The DNA segment TATCTTAAGCAAAGCACAAGCTTCAAAAGAATCTAAAGAAGCTGCACAAAAAGTAATCGATGCTGCTAAAGAAACTGTTAAAAAAGGTAACTTAGAAGACATCAAGAAAGTTCCTGCACAAATCGCAGAAGCTATTAAAGGATTAAAACCAGGTGCTACAACAATCGATATCCAACGTGTTGAAGAAGCAATTAAATCTGGTGAAGAAGCAATTAAATCTGTAGAAAGCCAAGGAATTGGTTCACAAGATAAAGAACGCGTTCAAGCTGTAAAAGATGCAATTGAAAATGCTAAAAAAGTAATTGCTGACATGAAGAAAGGCGACGCTTCAACTGAAGATGCAGATAAAGCAATCCAAGCTATTGAAGACGCAATTAATGAATTAGGTGCTCCAGCAACAACTATTTCATTAGAACAATTACGTGAAGCTATTCATGAAGCTGAACGTTTATATAGAGCTACTGAAAATGCAGCAGTTACAGGACGTGATGAATTAGGTAAAGAAATTAAAGCAGCTAAAGATTTATTAGCATCAGCTAAAGACGGTAAAGTAACAAATAAACAAGTTACAGACGAAATCAAAAAATTAGAAGATGCAATGAATAACGTTAAATTTGATAAAAAAGATTTATTGGATGAAGTTGCAGCTGTTCAAAAATTAGCTTCAAACGTTTACATGACTAAAGATGGCGAAGAAAAATTTGTTAAAGCTATGACGGCAATCATGAACTTAGATGCTAATAGTGATAACTATGGAAAATTCTTAGAAGCTAAATCAGTGTTAGCTGACGCTAAAGCAGGTTTAGAAAAACAACCTAACAAAGCGGATGGAGAAGCTTTAAACAAAGCAATGAACCGTGTTAAAGAATTAGCTAAATTACCTAACCAAGGTAAAGATTTATACGGAACTCCTGCATTAAAAGAAGCTTACAACAAAGCAAATCAATTAATGACAGAAATGAAAAAAGTAACTGATAAAGAAAATAAAGCTACAGTGAAAATTTCTAAAGCTGAAGTAGAAAAAGCTACTCAAGATTTAAACTTAGCATTCGATAACTTAGGTTTAAATGAAGATGCTTTAAATACATTCATCAAAGCAGCTAAAGATTTAGAATCTAAAGATGACAAATTTACAAATAATGTAGAATTCAAAAAAGCTGTAGTAGACTTAGAAGTAGCAGCTAAAGATACTCATTTTGAAAATTACGGTAAAATCGTTGATGCAGCTAGAAAAGTTTATGACATGATGATCCAAGATTTACAAACTGTATATAACGGAGTATTACCTTGGAATAATAATCAAGCAGAAGTAAATCCAGAAGTTAATGTGATTTCTCCTAAATTAGGTGTGAAAGCTATTAAAGAAGATACAGCAGCTACACCTGGTACTACTTTATCTCAAAAAGAATTTGTATCAGATATTGTTTCTAAAGCTGGACATGTAGCAGATTACTATACTAAGGATTCATATGATAAATTTGCTACAGCATTGACAGTAGCACAAACAATTCTTGCAGATGCAAAAACTAAAGATAAAGTAAGTTCTTCTGCTTCAGTTTCAGCGCAAGCAGGTGTTCAAGTAAACAATGCAATGAAAGAATTAGTTGATGCACAAGAAGGATTACGTTTTAATAAAGATAAATTAATTGAATTTTCAAATAATGGTCATGCCGCAGTACAAAAATGGCAAATTGAAGCTAAAAAAGCAGTTTCACAAAAACAAAAATCAGGAGCAACAGCAACTGTATCTACAGTAGAACAAGTTGAAGCTAATGGTAAAGCAGCTAACCAAGGATTCTGGGCTTTAGGTTACCAACAAAATGGTAAATGGATGGGTCACAAAGATGAATCAGGAAAAACTTTCTTAGAAGGTTTAACAGATGAACAATTAAAACCTAACAAAGAAAATGCAGAAAAATTAGCTCAAATGATGTATAATGCAGAAAATGACTACTATACATATGCATATACTGTAGCACCTCAATTAAAAAAATAATTAATTGAATACATAAAAACCCTAGAAATGTCTCTAGGGTTTTTTCTTTTCCCAGATGTTTTTTTATATACTATGACTTTGTGATAATATAATCATAGGGTATAAAGAAAGGGGAAACTATAAAATGAAAAAAAGGAAGTTATTCTATTTAGGGACGGTCCTGATTTTACTTTTAGGACTCTTTGTCCCTTCTTTGTCTTCCACGATTTTTGCTAAGGAAGTGTCATTAATAGGGACAGATCACCCAATTGTAACAACTGACAGTGGACAATCTGTAGGACCGAATCAGAGTACAAATCGATATAAATATTATAAGGTATCTTATGATTGGTCAGTGCCAAAAGGAGAAACTATAGAAGCAGGAGATACAGCTACTTTTCCATTACCTAAAAATATTCAAATTTTAAATGATACTACATTTGATGTGACAACAAAAGATGGGAAAGTAATTGGTAAGTTTACAATTAAAAAAGGAGCTTCTAGCGGTGTATTGACTTTTAATGATTATATTTCTAAACATCATTTACAAAATGTTAAAGGAACACTAGAATTTTGGGGAAATGGCATTCAAGGAAGTTCCTATGAATATCAGGAAATTAATAAAGTTTCTTGGGTAGATGATAATGGGAAGCCAACGTGGTATATTTTGTATAATCCAAATTCTGAAAAAAGAACGAATGTCACCATTACAGATCAATTATCGGGACCACAAAAGTTAGATAAAGACTCTATTGAAATTCAATTTGGTACTGTGGCTAATGGAAAATTTGTTGCTGACTCTCCACAACCAAAAGTAGAGTATACTATTGTGAAAAGAGAAGATGGATTTACATTAAAAATTCCGAAGTTAAATCGAGCTGTACAAGTTATTTATCATTCTACACCTACAAAAGCAGGAGATTTAAATTTATCAAACAAAGTTCAAGGAAAATCTGATCAATTAGGAGTAAAGCAAAATTCTTCTTCGATTCAGGTAGGAGGTTCAGGAAATGCTAGTGGGGATAAACCAATAGAACCTAGCACCTCAGAGATTTCAAGCAGTGAAAAAGAAAGTTCAAATAGTGATTCTATGACAAGCTCAGAGAATACAATGACTTCTAATAGTGATGAAAGTCAATCAAGTATAGAAACTACAGATTCATCAATTCAAGATACAATATCAAGAAGTGAAGAGGATACGATAGAATCAACAAAAGAAACTTCTGTCCAACCTATTCCTTCTACAACATCTACAGAATACAGTGAAGATTCAATAATAAAACCTACAACTTCATCAGATTTTAGTACAGATATAGTAGAAGATACTAGTTCAACAAATGAAGGAACAAAAGTAACAACTTCTATTAGCACAGATTCTAAAAGAAAATCAGATTCTAACGATGAAGACTTCGTAGGAAAAGGATCTGAAACGGATTCTTTTGCTAATGAAGAGTCTTCTACTACTACAGAAGAAGGAACTTTGATAAATACATATTCTAGTCAAAAGGCAAAGATAATTCCAAAATCAAATCATTCATCAGAAGATACCTCAAATTCTAATGATGATTTGCCTCAAACAGGAGCAAAGAGTAAAAAATATTTGATGCTTATAGGAACAATGCTAGTTTCATTAGTAACTATCTTTGGAATTTTCTGTGCTCAAAAAGAAAAAGAATAAAAGATTGAAGAACAGAGAAATAAAATACTCTGTTCTTTTTTGTTTTTGATTCAAAAATAAAATACATTTGTTTTTAAGGTTTAGATGAGTAGAAAATGGAAAAAAAGAAGAAAAAGATATTTCTTTATAATTCAAAAGAGGAATGGTAATAAAATTATATTGTCTTTAAAAGGTAAAAGCGTAAAGAAAAAAATGATACATAAAATTGTATATTTATTGATAAAATAAAAGTATCAAATACAAAATCGAACGATAAAAATAAAAAGGAAAAAAGAGGAAAATAGAAATGAAAAAGAAGATACCTATTACCGCAGCAAGCTTGATGGGATTGCTTTTTGCTCCAGCTGTGATGGAAGCGGAAGCAAAAGATAAAAGTAAAAGTTTATACTCAGAACATCAAGCACCAGAAATTTATGGTACGAAAAAAGCAATTGTTCACCAATCAGATAAAATTTCTATTATTGATCCTCGTTATCGTGTATTAGCGATGGATTTTGAAGATGGAGATTTAACAAATAAGATTCAATTGGTGTCTATTGATAATAATCAAGATTATCATTCTCTCATCGATGCTAAAACAGGAGAATTAAAAAACTTATCTTTAGGAAAACATACTTTATTATATCGAGTAACAGATAAACATGGGAATACGACTGAATTTACAACAGAAATTGATGTGAAAGAAGATTCGAAAGAACATTCAAAAGATACAATTGAAAAAACAATTCGCTCTGCTCCGTATTCAGGAAATACAATGAATACACTAATGAAACGTGGAGATGAGCATGATCGTCAAATGCTAGGAATTCAATTAGATCCTGGTCAAGGTATTGATATTAAAATTAAAGATAGACCATCAGGTGGTGGAAATCTATACGTTGATATTATGACTGATGGAAATAAAAAAGATGTTTACCACCAACAAATTAATGGAAATTCCAGACATTTAAGAGCAAAAACAATTGATGAAGCTTCAAATATAAAAGGAACAAAAGATCCTGCAGGAGTACCTTTTATTTCTACACCAAGAAATAATTATGAACAAGGAAGTGATGCTCGTCCTTATACGGTAGAATACACGGTAGGACATGAAGCACGTCGCTTGCCTTATTATCATACAGGAGACAATCAAGAGTTATTTTTTAACTTTTGGGAAAAAGAAACAAAAGCACATCGTAGAGAAGTAAAATTAAATAATAATAAATCAGAAGTAAGAGATACTGGTTATGCGGTGTTAGAAGGACAACATCATTTAATGTTGATTCCTGCAAATACAAGAGAAGAAATTAAGAAAAGATTTGCAGGAGAACGTACTTTAGATGATTTAAATACTGAATTTGTCCGTTTATTTAAGCAATATGATACTTTTGTAGGATTAGAACTAGATCCAGAAGATCGTATTAATCAACGTACTTATACAAAATATTATATGCGTCCAGACCAAAATGGATTGCCAGGTTCAGCTGCTTATTATGTTTCTCCGTGGATTGCCCAAACTGGAGATAAAATGACTTGGTTTAGTACGATGGGATGGGGAACGTTCCATGAAATCGGTCACGGATATCAAGGAAGAAATCATGTAGATACGATTGATTATATGGAAGTAACAAATAACATTCTTGCGTATTATGCTCAACATAATGAAAAAATTGCTGGAAAGCTAAATAGCTATTGGATGGATATGGATAAAGATGCAGAAGGTTGGCAAAAGCATCGTATGAATGCTTTGAAGAGTCGTTTACCTGGATCTGAGGGAGAAGTAGAAATTAATGAAATGCGTTGGCGTTTGTATGCTAAGGGAATGGATGTAAAAGCACGTCTTTTCTTCTTCTTAAACATGTTAGAATCTTTGAATCCAAAAAATCCAAGTGAACCTTGGGGAAAAGTGAATGAACAAATTCGTATCCAAAAACGAGATACAGGAAATACAGATACAATTCCGAATCAACTATTGCGTGCTTTTTATGAAAAATATGGTGTAGATATTACTCCTTATTTGATTGAATGGGGAACGAATCGTCCTCTAAGTAATAAGAAAAATTATGATATGCAACGAAATGGAGACCAAATGGTACAATTGCGTGACGTTGTATACAATAAAGAAAAATTGAAAGAAATCACAAGTGAATTAGGAGTAAAAGAATATGGATTAGTTCGTACGAGTGATTTAATAAAACGAAATGTAGAAGGAAAAGCAAAAATCCGACTAAAAGTATCAGATGAAGATATGGAAAAACTAAAAGGTAAGAAAATCCTTCTATATAATAAAGGGAAAATTGTTAAAGAGGTGACAATTGGTGATTCCAAAGACATTGATGTGAAGATTCCCGTAGGAGCTTATGCTGTAGAATTTCCTAAAATTTATGATGGGGATGATTATAAATATACTTATGAAATGCCATATGTCTTCTCAACTGACCAAGAAGTAGATCAAAAAGCGAAAACTACATTTCCACAGTACTATACAAGTTGCTACTATAAAAAAGAGAAAAAGAAAACGTTATCCAAAGATTCTATGGTTGTACTAGGGAAAGATAGTAAATCAAAAGAAGTATCTGCTATTAGCGCAACTATTTATCCAGATGAAAAACATGGACGAAGTGAATTGAAATTTAAAATTAATAATGACGCCAAAGTTGTAGGGAAGACAACAGTAAGTCTTTATACTCAGCTTGTTCCTAATACTGATTATTTTCTTAGTGCACCAGATGTAGTATACACTGCAGAAAAAGATGGAAAATTTACTAGAACGGATGGAAGAAAAGATAATTTCCAAATTGCCGATAATGATATTCTTGCCATTACCACGACAGATGATAATTATCAAAATGTACGTAATTATAGTGAAACTGGTAAAGAATATGAATTTAATCGCCCAAAAACAGAAACTACCTACTATCGTATGAGCAATAAAGGGTTCCGCGAAGCACATTTAAAACCTATAGAAGTAGAAGATTTACTATATCAACAAGAGAAGTTAAAAACGCTAAAAGAATTAGAAAGTAAGGTCAATAATTTACCTGAAGATTTCTATTCTAGTCGTAATGATTATGCTCCTTTAAAATCAGAAATTATTGCTTTATATAATAAATTAAAAGGAGAAGACCAAAAGAAATATCAATCTATAGTTGAACAAATTCAGCAAGGTGGGAAACCACAAATTAATTGGAAATCTGCAAAATCAGCAGATGAAAAATTAGTAGTTTCTGATAATAGAGTCAATGATATTGATTGGTATAACGAAATTTCTGTCATTGATCCTGAAGATGGTCGTGTGCCAAAAGATAAAATCAAAATTTCTGAGGATACAAAACGTTGGACAACTCCAGATGAATATAAGATTCATGTAAAAGCAACAGACATGGATGGAAATACGTCAGAACAAGACTTAACCGTTCAAGTAGTACCGGAAAAAGACTTTGAGGAATCTCATACTAAAGAATGTGAAAAACAAATTGATGCTTTAGACTTCTTAGATTCGGAAGAAAAATCACAAGCTAAAGAACAATTGAAAAAAGCTTATACTGCTACTGATTTAAAAGAAGTAGTGACTAAAGCAAAATCAGCGAATGATATCCGTGTTGTAGATGCTCAAAATAAGGTCATGGAACATCTTTCTAAATATAAAGATTTAAGTGGAGAAGAACAAGAAAAAATTCAATCTGCTTTAAAACAATGTCAGACCAAAGAAGAAATGAAAAACTTGCATACAAAAGTTAAAAAAGATGTAGAGACAAGAATTCAAAAAGAATATGATAATTCTCTACAAAAATTAGATGAATGCTCTGAAATTACAGATTCTGAAAAAGAAAAAGTCAAAGAGAAATTAAAAGAGACAACAACACGAGATGACATGAAAAAAATTATGGTTGAAGTGGAAAAAGAAAATCACGAACGTCAATTAAAAGATAAAGAGTCGATTTTCCAATCATTATGCAAAAACTATAAAGATTTATCAGATTCTGAAAAAGACGCAATCAAATTAGCGCTTGATCAGGCAACAACTAAAGAACAATGGCAAGAAATTCGTAAAGAAGTGATAGAAAAAGTAGAAACTCGTCTACAAAAAGAATATGAAAATTCTATAAAAGCCATTGAATCTCTAGATAAACTTTCTTCAGATGAGCGAGCAGAAACGATTGCAGCATTAGAAAAATCACAAACAAGAAAAGAAATGCAAACAATTGTTAAAAAAGCTACAGATGAAAATAATCAACGAAAAGAAGAAGTTGAGTCAGGAATTAAAGAACAAATCCAACAAATGAAAGATTTAAGTCCTCAAGAAAAAGAAGAAGTATTTTTAGCATTAGATAAACTTTCTAGTAAAGAAGAAATGGAAGCTATCCTATCTGTAGTAAAAGAAAAAGTAAAACAACGTGTTGAACATGCTTATCTTCTTGCTCAACAACAAATTTCAGCTTTTGGCTTCTTGCCAAAAGAAAAACAAGAAGAATTAGAAGCGAAATTAAAACAAGTAGAGTCACGAGAAGAAATTGCTAAAATTGTAAAAGAAGCAACACAGGAAAATGAAACGCAGAAAGAAGCAGAACAAAATAAAGTTATTGATATGATTCAAAATTCTAGCTTGAGTGAAGAAGAAAAAGCAGATTGGGTTCAAAAAGTCGAAGCTGCAACTTCAAAAGAAGAGTTAGAAGAAATTAAAGAAACAGTAGATAAAGTTGAAGAAGAAAATAAAGATCAATGGCAAGAACAAAAAGAACAATTAATAAAAGAACTTTCTTACTATTCTTTCTTAACTACAAAAGAGAAAAATATAGCGAAAGAAGCAATCTTGCAAAGTAAATCTTTAGAGTCATTAAATCATATTCGCAAAACGCTACAAAAAGTAGAACAAGAACGTTTGAATCAAGGAAAAGAAGAACTAACTGAAGCGATTCTGAAAGAAAATGCTTTGTCTACCGAAGCAAAAGAATATTTCTTAGCGCAATTAAAAGATGCCCGTACAAAAGAAGCACTAGAACAAATTCAAAAAGAAGCATGGAAATTAATTGCAGATAAAGAAAATCAACTTCATCCATTAAAAGCGCAAGTAAAAGAGTGGATTGAAAAGAATAGTTTCCTAACAGATACTGAAAAATTAAATGCTCAACGTAAATTAAATGCACTTCAAAGTGAAAAAGCAATTTATCATTTTGCTGAAGAGTTACAAGACAAAACAAAAGAAATTCGTAAAGTTTTGGAAGAAAAGATGCGCGATGGAATTCAAGCGTTAACTTTCTTATCAAAAGAAGATAAAGCGTATTATATTCAATTCATTTATCAAGCACAAGATAAAAGAACGATGGAGTCTATCTTTTCTTATGCAAAAGAAATGAATCGTTACTATGAAGGAAATGAATTAAATAAAAAGCAACGTGAATTAAAAGCACGCATTCAACGCTTAACTCTTCCTACTGAAGAAAAAGAAAAATTACTTCAAAAAGTGATTGATGCAAAATATTTAGCAGAATTGGAAATGATAGAAGGAAGTATTCAGTCTGCTGAGAAAGAATATTTAGAAAAACAAAAACAAGAAGTAGAAAAAGAATTAGCTTCTTATCAATTAACCACAGAGCAACGCCAATCTCTGTTACATCAATTAGAAAAAGCTCAATCTGAAGTGGAATGCAAAGAGATTATTCAAAAAGCCAAAGAATATCATAAAGAAAACACGAAACCAAAATTCCATAAAGATCATGGATATGTAACCTTTAAGAATAACCATACTACTATTTGGAATGATGTTTTCTTAGAAAAAGAGCGTAGTCATTCTAGTAAATATTTAGGCCAAATTTTGAAAGTAAAAGGATTTTACATTATTCAAGGACAAAAATATTACACATTATATACTTCAGATAATCAATGGATTGGATATGTTAAAGCAAGTGAATTAAATGAAATGGAAGATCCATGGACACTACGTTCTACTTCTTCTTTTAAAGTAAAAGTAAATCGTAAAAACTATACTATCTGGCGTAATTTGTCTTTTAAAGTGAAAAAATCAGATACTAATACACATTATAAAAAAGTATACAAAGTGAAACGTACCTACTATCACTTCAACGGTTATACTTATTACAGTTTGTATGATCATAAGGATCAATGGGTTGGATATGTAAATAAAGACGCAGTTGTCAAAAAATAAAAAATAAGCTCTAGAATTTTCTAGAGCTTATTTATTTATTGTGAAAGAAATGAAATAATAAAGAAGAAAAAATAAAAAAGGGAAAAGGGAATTATGGAGTACTATTCATTTTTAGATGAAATTGAAAAAGAAGAAATGAAAAAAATGGCGGATGAAATTGATTCAGAAGAAGCTTATTATACAATCCAAGATGCATTGAAAAACTTAGATTATACACGACTTGTAGAAAAAAGAGAACTTATCGAAAAACAAATTGAAAAAAGAGAAGATTTGTCACCATTAGCACAAAAATATTGGTCTTATAAAATTGAAAATTCAAGAACACAAGATACTCTGCGTAAACTTCAATATCGTATTTCTTATTTATCAGCAGAAGATAAAGAACAGCTTGAACAAATCAAGATATGGGAAAAAGAAGATATCTTACAAGATGATTTTTTTACAAAAGAAGAAAGAGAAATGCAAATAAAGACATTACAAGCACTGATTTATCAAGAAGGAGTTTATTCTTTCTTGTTTCAGAGGAATGAAGAAAGAAAAGAGCGATATTTTCAAACTATACAAGAATCATCAAAGCTTATAGATATAACTACTTTTTTATCTGAAAAAGAAAAGCAATACTTTATTTCCTTATTAGCTAAAGTAGAAACAAAGGCAAAAATGAAGGAAATTGTGCAAAAGGCAAAAAGAAAAAATTATTCTTATGAAGAACAAAGAATATCTCAGAAAAAAGAAGCAATACTTACAGCAGTGCGTGATTCCTCTTTAGAAGAAAAATGGATTTATCAAATACAAGAAGCAAAATATATTGCTGAATTAGAAGCAATTATTGAGCAATTAAAATGGCAGTTTGATCAATAATAAGAGAACCAAAAAAATGATAATATTAAAGCCTTTCTTATTATTTTTTAAATTTTATATAATTAAAAAAATTTTTCCTATAGTATGTTAAAAATTGGAAATGACTTCCCACAATAATTCATTATAATGAAATTAACATCAAGAGATTTGAAAAGTACTAGAAAGAACAGTGTTTTCTATTTTCATATCTTTGAATTTTGCTTAAAAGTTAGATATATAGTTGAAGTTAAATAATTCAAATTATTATCACTTTTGAGATTTAAGAGTTAGAATGTGGATGTAAATAATTTATTTATAGGGAAAAATTTAAAATTAAGAGGTAAGAATATGAGTAAAAAAGCAATTTTAAGCGCATTACTAGTTTCTTCTGCATTATTAGGGGCTACAGCTGCTAACGCTGCTACTTCTGATATTAAAGCAGAAAGCAAAAAAGTAACAGTATGTACAGACAAAGCTAAATTATACAAAGATTCAAAATTAAAAGAATCAACAACACCTAAAAATGGTACTGTCTATCAAGTAGATGGCTATCGTAATATTGATGGTAAACATGTATATCGTGTATACCAAACAGATAAAGATGGTAAAAAAGCTTATCGTGGATACATCGATAGTAAAGATACAAAAGATTTCAACGCTGAAAAAGCAAAAGGTCAATTTGTATTAAATGGAAAAGCTAACGTATGGAAAAACTTTTACTGGACAGAAAAAGATACTAATACTGCAGAACGTGTAGTATTTGCGAAATATGAATATACATTAGGTAACGGTGCAAAATATTACTCAGTATATTCTAAAGACGCTGAAGGAAAAGAAGTATGGCAAGGGTATACTTCAAAATCTAACTTAAAAGAAGTTACTTCAACAAAAGAAAGTAAATATGTTGCATTGAAAAAAGATACTAAATCTTATGCAAACTTATACTTCCAACAAACAAAAGGAAACTTCGATGTGAAGAGTGGTGTAAACTTTAAAGTTACTCGCTACTACACAATTGATGGTAAAAAATATTACTCAACAGAACAAGCTAAAGGGGCATGGACAGGTTATGTAGATTCTTCAGTAGTAGAAGATCTAACAGCTGAAAAAGTAGCCGCAGCAGATTCTAAAGTACAAGTAGAAAAAGACTGGAACACATATAGTGACCACTTCTACACTAAAAAAGCAAAATTAGCAGACTACAAAGGTAAAGACTTAACTGCAAAATATGTATACACTTACGGAAATGGTAAGAAATATGCTTCATTATACGATGGAGACACATGGGTAGGTTATGCCAATGTAGAAGCTTTGAAATTCATTAGCGATGATGTAACTTCAGCAAATATTGAAGACTTACAAAATGCAATTAAAGATGCACAAGAAGTAGTGAAAAATGATGCAGATTTAACAGGAGTAGATAAAGTTAAAGACGCATTAGCAGCAGCTGAAAAAGTATTAGCAGATGCGAAAAAAGGTAATGCAACACAAGCTCAAATTAATGATGCTGTGAAAAATATTCAAGATGCAATCAAAGCTGTAAAAGTGGATAAAGCAGATTTAGAAAAAGAAATCAAAGAAATCGAAGCTTTAGCGAAAAATGTTTACTTAACAAAAGATCAAGAAGATCAATTAAATAAAACATTAGCTGATGTACAAAAAGTAGCTGATGATTTATCACAAGAAAACATTGATGCAGTGAAAAAAGCACAACAAACATTAGTAAAAGCAAAAGAAGAATTACAAAAACAACCTACAGCAACTGAAGGTAAAGCTTTAAATGATGCATTACAAAAAGCACAAAAATTAGATAAATATGGAGATGTCCTATTCCAAAACTTTGGTCTTGTAAAAGCAACATATAATGATGCAGAACAAATCATGAATGAATTGAAAAAAGATTCAGATAAAGGAAACACAGCGACAACACCATTAACAGCAGCTGATGTGAAGAAAGTTACAGATGCATTAAATGATGCATTAAACAACTTACAAATCAATGCTGAAAACACAAAATGGTTCTACAACCAAGCAAAAGGTGCAATTGCTAAATTAGACTCAGCAGATCAAGATGCTGCAAATAAAGCATTACAAGCATTTGTAGATGTTGCTAAAAAAGGAACAGCTAAAAACTTCAAACAAATCGTAGAAGCAGCAAATAATTTAGTAAATGCAATCAATGATGCTCAAAACAAAGAATTAAAAGCAGCTATTGATAAAGCAAATGAAATCATCAAAGAAAATGATGCAGCAAAACCAGGAAACCAAGGTACTAACGAAGACTTCTATACAGAAAAAACATTTAATGCATTAAAAGAAGCTGTAGCGGAAGCTCAAAAAGCATTAGACTTAAAAGTTTCAGACATTCATAAAGATAATATGTATGACAAACAAACTACAAAAGTTGCTTTAAACAATGCTATTAAAGGATTACAAATCGCTCATTGGAAATACACTGAACAAGATGGAAAAATTATCTTAACAGAATATATTCCTTTAGCAATTAATGGAAATCAAAAGGCTGCAAACAATATCATTTATCGTCAAGATAAAATTGTTATTCCTGGTAAATTAAAAGGTAAATCAGTAGAATTAGATATTCAAACAGTGGATAATTATTTATATCCAATTGTTAAAAGTGGAGAAAAAACTTCTGACGGTAAAACTATTAATGGTCAGAAAGTTCCAGTAACCTTTAAAGAAGTCGATGGTCAAAAAGTAACTACAGGAAAACAATTAGATGGAACATTTGCTTACATGGGAACTATTGATGTGTCTGGATTAGATACTTCAAATGCGGAATCCTTTGCTAGCACATTTAAAGGTAATACAAGTGCAACGATTAAAGGAATTGAAAACTTAAATACTGCAAAAGGTAAAAACTTTGGTGAAATGTTCTCATCTGCTCTTTCTATCTCATCATTAGATTTATCTAAATGGAATATGGAATCAGCAACAACTATTAAATCTATGTTCTTCAATACACCAAAATTAACTAACCTAAACTTAAGTGGGTGGAAATTAACAAATATTTCA comes from the Catellicoccus marimammalium M35/04/3 genome and includes:
- a CDS encoding BspA family leucine-rich repeat surface protein; amino-acid sequence: MSKKAILSALLVSSALLGATAANAATSDIKAESKKVTVCTDKAKLYKDSKLKESTTPKNGTVYQVDGYRNIDGKHVYRVYQTDKDGKKAYRGYIDSKDTKDFNAEKAKGQFVLNGKANVWKNFYWTEKDTNTAERVVFAKYEYTLGNGAKYYSVYSKDAEGKEVWQGYTSKSNLKEVTSTKESKYVALKKDTKSYANLYFQQTKGNFDVKSGVNFKVTRYYTIDGKKYYSTEQAKGAWTGYVDSSVVEDLTAEKVAAADSKVQVEKDWNTYSDHFYTKKAKLADYKGKDLTAKYVYTYGNGKKYASLYDGDTWVGYANVEALKFISDDVTSANIEDLQNAIKDAQEVVKNDADLTGVDKVKDALAAAEKVLADAKKGNATQAQINDAVKNIQDAIKAVKVDKADLEKEIKEIEALAKNVYLTKDQEDQLNKTLADVQKVADDLSQENIDAVKKAQQTLVKAKEELQKQPTATEGKALNDALQKAQKLDKYGDVLFQNFGLVKATYNDAEQIMNELKKDSDKGNTATTPLTAADVKKVTDALNDALNNLQINAENTKWFYNQAKGAIAKLDSADQDAANKALQAFVDVAKKGTAKNFKQIVEAANNLVNAINDAQNKELKAAIDKANEIIKENDAAKPGNQGTNEDFYTEKTFNALKEAVAEAQKALDLKVSDIHKDNMYDKQTTKVALNNAIKGLQIAHWKYTEQDGKIILTEYIPLAINGNQKAANNIIYRQDKIVIPGKLKGKSVELDIQTVDNYLYPIVKSGEKTSDGKTINGQKVPVTFKEVDGQKVTTGKQLDGTFAYMGTIDVSGLDTSNAESFASTFKGNTSATIKGIENLNTAKGKNFGEMFSSALSISSLDLSKWNMESATTIKSMFFNTPKLTNLNLSGWKLTNISDSFPQSKVFGSKDTLEGKDTGSAPKYNSFCGVIHINSKVQEGKDRVWIDGLTFPTDSHAKKVIDMALDQSITGDFKHTKPTKK